The genomic interval GATGAGCGTTGTGGCCGAATCACTGTGAGCGTGAAACCGGCGCTCACCGCGGTGACCGAACTTCCGCCCGACGCAGTGGCGGCGAGAACGTAGTCACCCGCCGCGGTCGCGGCACTCACCCCAACGGTGACGGTAAAGACATCGCCCGACTGCGCCACCGTGGTGGTGACTCCATCGGGCGTTCCGGTCACAGCGAGCGTCACGGCGCCTGCGAAGTTCGTGCGCGAGACGGTCGCCGTGAACGCCGTATTGCCGCCGGCGATGACGGTGGCGGTGGCCGGGTTGTTGATCAGCCGGATCGACGGTGGCTGCGTGACCGTGAGGGAAACAGCGGCCGTCTGGTCGGCGAGTCCGTTCGCCCGGGCGCGAATGGTGAACGTGTAGTTGCCCGGCGCGACGGTGGATCCCACCGTCACCGTAAGCCCGGTCGTCGCCGTGGCGGCCGTGATCGTTGCCGGATTGAACGAGGCCGCCACACCGGTCGGGACGCTCTCGAGCGACAGGTTGACGACTCCGGTGAAGTTGCCCGTGCGCGCGATCGTCGCCGTGATCCCGCCCGAAGCACCCTGAGGCACGCTCAGCGCCGTGGCCGAGAGCGTCACGCTGAACCCCTGGGGGATCGGGGGCGGCGACGACCCATCGTCACCTCCGCCGCAGGCGGAACCGGTGAGCACGAGTGCGAAGGTGAGACCACGAGCGATACGCGACACGAATTCCTCCGGACGTTCGACGGCAGACTTACGCCGGGGCGGAAAGCAACGGGCCGGCGGCTCCAGAATGAGCAACCGGGCCCGGCCGGAACGTGACGGGCGTTACGGAGTGATCCATCCCTGTTGCTGGTTGGACGCCGGTACTGCCTCCAAAGCCGGGACGCCGCGGCGCCCCGACGAGTTCATCTGGTTCTCCGATTTCCTATGCCCATTCTGCAGTAGCTTCCATGGCAGCGGCATCGCTCGGTGCGTCTGGGACTCCGCTGATCCTGATCAACGGCCTGCTGCTGCACGCTTCGCCGGTGACAGTGCGCTACGGGACGAGCTGCGAACCGCAATACAACGAGCAGCGCGTGGGAGGTAGTCATGAGGTATTCAACGCTGTTGCTGCTGGTGGCTGGATTCCCGAAATGTGCGCTGGCACAGGTCGCCGTCGGAACGATTCGCGCGGGCGAGAGTCGAAGCCCCTTGTCGGGGGCGTTTGTTGCGCTTCTGGATACTTCGGCGAGCGTGGTAGGTGGCGTTTCAACCGACGACCGAGGCAGGTTCACCCTGCACGCGCCCGAGCCAGGCACCTTTGCGCTGATGGCGCGCCATCCTGGTTACCAGCGCACCATCACGGCCTGGTTGCAGTTCGGCGCACTCGACTCCCTGGAAGTCAACATCTCGCTCGCCGCTACCGCGCACACACTGTCGCCTATCGTCGTCACGACTCAGCGGCAGGAGCTCCTCGACATGGAGCTCAAGGGCGTCGCGCTGAGGACGGTGAACGGTACGTTCGTCACGCAGGCAGAAATCGAGTACAGCGCGGTCGGCACGAGACGCCTGACGGAAGTCATTCAGAACCTGCGCATTCCATCGCTGTCGCTGCGGCACTACCGCATAAGTACCGGGGACCCGCGGCTGGACGGAGACCGCACCTGCCTGGTGCTCACCCGCGCGGCGCGCAACGCATGTGTCACCGTGGTCATCGATGGCTTGCGCTACACCGACCTCGATGACCTGCTGCACCTGGACGACTTCATCTCACCCGAACAGGTGAAGGCGATGGTCTTCGTCCGGCCCTCGGAGAGTGGATCACTGTTCGGGTCGGAGTCGACCAATGGTGTCTTGCTGATCATCACGAAGACCGGGGCGCGCTGAGTACGTCGCACTCGCGATCGCCCCTGCGGGGTGACCGCAAGCACTCGAGACGGATGGACGCCCAGGGACAGGCGCCATCTGCGACCACCAAGCAAGAGGCCCGGCCGCTCCAGCAGGGAGCAACCGGGCCTCTGTGCTGTTTGATGGAGGTTACGGCGTGATCGATCCCTGTCGCTGCGCGGTTCGGAAGCTGCTGCCCTCGACGTAGAGGCCCGTGAGGTTGATGAAGCCCGTCATCGCCACGCCCCATGTGGTGGAAATGCCGGCCTGCGGCCCCCACGTGTTCTGCCAGCCCGTGACACCCGAGAAGTCGGGGATGGTCACGTCGAACGCCGACTGGAACGCCATGTAGCCCGGCTGCACGACCATCGAGACGCTGCGATTGGGTTGTCCGAAGAACGCGTTCCACGCGTTGTTGTATTCGGTCTGACGCGCCGTGTTGGTGCGGATCCTGGCGTAGCCGCTGGTGGAGACCACGGAGACCGCCGGCGTATTGAGCTGCGGCCCGAGCGTCAGCGTCTGGTTGGCCGGGTCGCGGAACGCGTTCCAGATGGCGCGAATGGATGTCGCGCCGCCACCGGTGGTGGTGCCCATGGCCACGAGCACATTCACGTCGCCGGCGAGCGACTTGTTGGTGGGCACGGTGGGCACGTTGTACGTGTTGCCGGTGAGGCCACCCAGCCCCAACAACGCGAACGTGCCGTTGGTGGTGAAGAAGTAGTTGAACGCCTGCAGCATCTCGCCACCCGCGGCGCCTGCGATCGTCACCTGCCTGGTCACCGGGTCGAAGGCCTCGCTGCCGCCAAAGTCCAGTGTGCCGAGTGAGCTGTTGTTCGCGAGGTTGAGATCCCGGCGAATGATGGCCTTGTTCACGTTCAGGCCGCCGGTCGTGATGTTGATCGTGCTGCGCGTGGCGACGAGGTCACGGTTGCCGTCCTGCACGTTGTTGAGCGTGAAATTGGGGCTCGTGGACTGAACCGACGCCGCGGCCGCGCCGAGCTGCACGGACGCCAGGTCCAGGGCGCCGGAAAGCCCGGCCACCGTGCCGGTGATCGTCTTGCCCGTGCCCGATCCCACGCACGCGCCGTTGGTGGACTGGGCGTTGAGCTCGGCGCGCGTGCCGTACACCACGTTGAGCTGCGACGCACCGCCTGACTGCGTGACGTAGGCGACCGCCCCTGCGGTGGCGATGCTGAACGTGAACACGTTGTTGGGGCCGGCGCTGACGCGCGTCCACGGCGCGTCCGCGTCACCATCCTGCACGGCAAACCACACCGGGATGCCGACCAGATTGCAGAACTGCCAGCTCGCGTTGCCGCCGGTCGTGGCCTGCGACACCGAGACGGTCAGCGTTGCCGTCGCACTCGTGACTCCGCTGCCACTGGCGGTGACGGTCACCGGATAGGCGCCCGGTGCAACACCCGACGCGACGCCAACGTTCAGGTTGACGGTGTTCCCCGACGTCGGTCCGGAGTTCGTGACCGTGATGCCCGCTGGCTGGCCGGTGGCCGCCAGGGTCACGGTGCCGGTGAAGTTCGTCCGGGTGATGGTGGCGACCGAAGCGCTCGAGCCCCCTTGCTGAATCGACACCGTCGACGGCGAGAGGCTGAGCCCGATGCTCGACGCCAGCGCGACCACCTGGAGCTGCACCGTAGTCGTCGCGTTCGCGATGCCTGTTCCCGATCCGGTGATCGTCACCGGATACGTGCCGGGCGTCGTGCCAGCGGCGGCGGTAAAGGTGATCGTGGCTGTGTTCCCCGTGGTCGCCGAGGGCGTGGTGGCCGACGAGATGCCGCCAATGCCGCCCGTGTTGGGCGCGATGGTCACCTGACCCGTGAAGTTGTTGCGCGTGATGGTGATCGTGGTGGTCGCCGAGTTGCCACCCGCGGTGGCGATCAGCGACGCCGGCGATGCGGCGAGCGAAATGCTGCTGGCCGGTGCTGCCGTGATGGTGAGCGCGATCGTCACCGTGCCGGCCGTGGCGCCAGCGCCGGCGCCCTGAATCACGACGTTGTATGTGCCCGGTGTGGTGTTCACTTGCGACTGGAACGACACGGTCACGGAGTTCGTGGTCGTCGGACCCTGCGGAGTGAACGTCGCCGTGACGCCGCTGGGGAGGCCGGACTGCACCGCCGTGACGACGCTCCCGGTGAAGTTGGTGCGCGTGATCGTCAGCGTGCTCGCCTGGGCCGCGCCTCCAGCCTGCATGGTGATCGAAGCCGGTGTGGCGGTGAGGGCGATGCTGGCAGCAGGCGCCGCCGTCACCGTGAGCGTGTACGCCGCGCTGACCGTGGTGACGCCCGTGCCGCTCGCAGCGATGGTCAGAGGATAGGCGCCCGGCGTCATGATCGGGCTCACGGCGAGCGTCACCGTGTACACATCACCCGCGCTGCTCACGCTGGGCGTGATACCTGTCGGGGCACCGGTAACCGCCACCGTGACCGCGCCCGCGAAGTTGGTACGCGCGATGGTCGCCGTGACGGTGGCGTTGGTCGACTGTTGTGCGCTGCCCGTCGCGCCCGAGAGTGTCAGGGCAATCGCCGGCTTGGCCGTGACCGTGAGCGTGAACGTCGCGGATTGACCGGCGACACCTGTGGCCGAACCGCTCACCGTGAACGGGTAGTTGCCAGGCGCCACCGTCGCGGCCACGCCAACCGCGAGGGTGGTGGACGTGGTGCCAACAGCGATCGCCGACGGATTGAACGTGGCGGTGACACCGGTCGGGAGACCGGAGACAGCAAGGTTGACTGTGCCGGCGAAGGAACCCGTGCGCCCGATCGTCGCCGTTATGCTCCCCGAAGCGCCTTGCTCCACGGAGAGGGTCGTGGACGACAGCGACACCGTGAAGCCGGCGGGGGTTGGAGTAGGCGTTGTGGTACCATCGCCACCACAGGCGACGAGGAGGGCCGCGAGGAACGCGAGCGGCAGACGGGAACGGCGGACTGGTGACACGAAGGGCCTCCGGAGGCTCTTGGGATGCACGCGGCGGGAACGTTGTTGACGTGACAGCGAGAACTTCACGTCAAGAACACATTGCGAAAAAGCGGGGAGGGGACGGGCACGCTACGCGCCCGTGACGGAGAATGGAGCGAACTGGTGCGCTCCCCGCAAGAAGGACGCCGGGCACCCTCTAACAGGGTGCCCGGCGTCTGGACCAAAGATTCAGACGGGTGCTGTCAGACCGGGAAGAGCATCTCCCGGTACTTGGGCAGCGGCCAGGCATCATCGGCCACGAGCACCTCGAGTGCGTCACTCGCCGCGCGCACCTCGGCCAGGGCATCGGCGCCCTCGCCCGTCACCAGCACCGCGCAGGCCTCGAGCTTGTCGTGCAGGCGCTCCGCCCTGTCGATCAGCTTCGACAACGTGTCGCGCCCTGCCTTGAGCTTCTTGGCCAGCACACCGATCTCGTTGGCTCGCTCGACCTGCGGAATCTCCTTGATGCCGGCCGCCTTCGCTTCGGCCGCACTCCGCGCCAACGTGCCCTGATAGGCATACGCCGCCGGCAGGATCATCGTGTCGGCGATCTCCTTGAGCGTGTGCATCTCGATGAGCATGTCCTTCACGTAGCGCTCCATGCGCACGTGGTAGCGCGACTCGAGTTCTTCCTTTGAGAGGATACCGAGGGTGGTGAAGAGCTTCTTGGCGCCAGGCGTCTGGAGCTGAGCGAGCGCCTCCGGCGAGCGGCGCAGGTTGAGGAGTCCGCGCTTCGCCGCTTCCCTGACCCACTCGTCGGAGTAGTTGTTGCCCTCGAAGCGCACTGCACTCGTCGACCGGAAGACGGTGCGAACGACCTTGAGCACGGCGTCATCGACCTTCTTCGTCTTCTTCAGTTCCTCGGCGAGCTTTTCGGTCAGCTCCTCGATCGCCTCGGCCACCGCGGCATTGAGGATGGTCACTGGCCACGCAATGGCCTGCGACGCACCCACCGCCCGGAACTCGAACTTGTTGCCGGTAAAGGCAAACGGCGACGTGCGGTTGCGATCGGTATTGTCCTTCTCGATCTCGGGCAGCTTGTTCACGCCTAACGAAATCAACGCTTCGGCCGCCCCCTTGCCCGCCTGCTTGCCCGCCGCGATGTCCTCGATGAGCTGGGTCAGGGTCTTGCCCATGAACACCGAGATAATCGCCGGTGGCGCCTCGTTGGCGCCCAGCCGGTGTTCGTTGCCGGAGGTCGCAATGCCGGCGCGGAGCACGCCGGCGTGCTTGTGCACACCCTTGAGCACCGCGGCCAGAAAGAGCAGGAAACGCACGTTCTGGTGCGGTGTCTTGCCCGGGCGCAGCAAGTTGAACCCGTCGAGCTCACCGTCGGCCGCAATCGACATCGACCAGTTGCAGTGCTTGCCCGAACCGTTCACGCCGTCGAACGGCTTCTCGTGCACGATCGCCTGCAGTCCGTGACGCATGGCCACGCGTCGCAGGATCGACATAACGAGCTGGTTGTGATCGACCGCCAGGTCGGTCTCCTCGAACAGCGGCGCCATCTCGAACTGCGAGGGCGCGACCTCGTTGTGGCGCGTCATGATGGGAACGCCGAGCTTGTACAGCTCGTGCTCGACTTCAGCGATGCACGCCTGGATACGTTCGGGGATGCCGCCGAAGTAGTGGTCCTCGAGCTGCTGACCACGCGGAGGCGGCGCTCCGACGAGCGTACGGTTGGCCATCACCAGGTCCGGCCGCAGCGCGAAGTGCGTACGGTCGATCAGGAAGTACTCCTGTTCCGGGCCAAGCGTGGTGTAGACGCGCTGCACGCCCTTGTCGCCGATGAGCGCCAGGAGCCGGATCGCCTTCTCGCTCAGCACATCGCTCGAGCGCAGCAGCGGCGTCATCTCGTCGAGCGCCTCGCCGTTGTAGCCGATGAACACCGACGGAATGCACAACGTCCGCACGCTCCCCGACTCGACGATGAACACCGGCGAGGCGGGGTTCCACGCCGTGTAGCCGCGCGCCTCCCAGGTCGCCCGAAGTCCGCCCGACGGGAACGACGACGCATCCGGCTCGGACTGGATCAGCTGCGCGCCGGAAAACGTCTCGATCGGCGACTTGCTCTCGTCGAAGCCAAGGAATGCGTCATGCTTCTCCGCGGTCATGCCGGTCTGCGGAAGAAACCAGTGCGTGAAATGCGTCGCGCCGCGCGAGATCGCCCACTCCTTGATGGCCTGTGCGACCGTCGGCGCAATCTCCACGTCGAGCTTCTTGCCGAGTCGAATCGCGGCCTGGAGCTTGGCGAACGCATCCTTGGGCAGCTTGGTGCGCATCTGGCGCGCGCCAAAGGTGTTGATGCCGAAGATCTCGGCGATGGATCCTGCACCATTGGTCGCCGCCGGCGCCGGCCGGCCTGCGATCGCGGCGACTGCTGCCTTTCGGGACGTGCTTGGCATGTTCGAGGGGTGAATGGGCTCTGCAAAGGCACTTCAAGAGCGGAGAGCGAGGACTGTGCCAGGAATCCTATCTGTCCACGAAATGGTGCATGAAGAACAGAAAACGTGACACAGAAGCGAAAAAACCTATCCAAACCTGTCCAAGCGCGCAACGAATCGTGCAAGAATGACACAAACTCCGGTTCACCGCGACACGCCGAGGCCCGCGAGCCTGGGATGGCCATGGCCGAGTGCAGCGCAACCCCTTTTCCTGCAATCAGTTGGTGGACCGCAACGTCACCCGACGCGCGAACGACGGGGGCGGTGTACTATCGACCTTCGCGCCGCCGTCACCCTTTTCCCTCCCCCCGCCATGCCGTTCTCAAGGTCCTGCACGCTAAGCGGCGCCCTGCTCGCCGCGCTCGCCGTTCCGGACGTCGCGGCACATGGGCAGATGATGCGACCGGACGTGGTCGGACGATCGGCCGCACTCTCCTCGGATCATGCGCTTGCCACAGCGGCCGGCGCGGCGGTGCTGCAACGTGGTGGCAACGCGATGGACGCCGCAATCACCATGGCTGGCGTGCTCGCCGTGGTGCGGCCTCATATGAATGGCGTGGGCGGGGACCTGTTCCTCCTCTACCGGGACGCCAAGACCGGGCGCGTGCATGCGCTCAACGGATCGGGAGCCGCGGGCACCGGCGCCACTCCAGAGACCTTCGCCGCGCGTCACCGCACGACCGTGCCGAGCACCGGCATCATGTCGGTGTCCGTCCCCGGGGCAGTCCGCGCCTGGGAAGATGCGCTCGCCCGATACGGAACGATCACGCTCGCGCGGGCGCTCGCGCCGGCGATCGGCTACGCGGAACAGGGGTTCCCGGTGTCGACGCGCTTGTCGCTGGACATCGCCGGTGAGCAGCGCAAGGTGGCCGCCGATCCCGAACTCGCCCGAACGTTTCTCGTGAACGGCCAGGCGCCGGCGCCGGGTACGCTCCTGGTCCAGAAAGATCTGGCCGCCACGCTTCGACGACTCGCACGCCTTGGGGCAAACGAACTCTATCGCGGACGACTCGCGCGCGACGTGAGCGCCTTCATCGAGCGGGAGGGCGGC from Gemmatimonadaceae bacterium carries:
- a CDS encoding carboxypeptidase regulatory-like domain-containing protein; protein product: MRYSTLLLLVAGFPKCALAQVAVGTIRAGESRSPLSGAFVALLDTSASVVGGVSTDDRGRFTLHAPEPGTFALMARHPGYQRTITAWLQFGALDSLEVNISLAATAHTLSPIVVTTQRQELLDMELKGVALRTVNGTFVTQAEIEYSAVGTRRLTEVIQNLRIPSLSLRHYRISTGDPRLDGDRTCLVLTRAARNACVTVVIDGLRYTDLDDLLHLDDFISPEQVKAMVFVRPSESGSLFGSESTNGVLLIITKTGAR
- a CDS encoding glutamine synthetase III produces the protein MPSTSRKAAVAAIAGRPAPAATNGAGSIAEIFGINTFGARQMRTKLPKDAFAKLQAAIRLGKKLDVEIAPTVAQAIKEWAISRGATHFTHWFLPQTGMTAEKHDAFLGFDESKSPIETFSGAQLIQSEPDASSFPSGGLRATWEARGYTAWNPASPVFIVESGSVRTLCIPSVFIGYNGEALDEMTPLLRSSDVLSEKAIRLLALIGDKGVQRVYTTLGPEQEYFLIDRTHFALRPDLVMANRTLVGAPPPRGQQLEDHYFGGIPERIQACIAEVEHELYKLGVPIMTRHNEVAPSQFEMAPLFEETDLAVDHNQLVMSILRRVAMRHGLQAIVHEKPFDGVNGSGKHCNWSMSIAADGELDGFNLLRPGKTPHQNVRFLLFLAAVLKGVHKHAGVLRAGIATSGNEHRLGANEAPPAIISVFMGKTLTQLIEDIAAGKQAGKGAAEALISLGVNKLPEIEKDNTDRNRTSPFAFTGNKFEFRAVGASQAIAWPVTILNAAVAEAIEELTEKLAEELKKTKKVDDAVLKVVRTVFRSTSAVRFEGNNYSDEWVREAAKRGLLNLRRSPEALAQLQTPGAKKLFTTLGILSKEELESRYHVRMERYVKDMLIEMHTLKEIADTMILPAAYAYQGTLARSAAEAKAAGIKEIPQVERANEIGVLAKKLKAGRDTLSKLIDRAERLHDKLEACAVLVTGEGADALAEVRAASDALEVLVADDAWPLPKYREMLFPV